The genomic segment CTGCATCGCAATTGGTACGGACGGCGTGGATCTTGCGATCCTCGTCCTACTCGACCACAGCGAATACTTGTTGTTATCATGTCTCTATCCGGTGCGTGGTAGGTTTCGGTACgcttgggaggggggggtgatTGAATGGGTAATAAGGAACCACCATAGGTAGACGAACCGGCAGTGCCTGACCGAATACTTTCTCGTCGGCTTGCTTTGAGTTCTACGCAGCACGATTTGGCACTTCAAGGGACATGCTAGCAGCGGATATATAGATATATATCTACGACTGACGCTGCGCAGTTGGTCTTGCTGTCGGCTGCTTTAGTGGTGCCCATGATCGTGGCAACCGGTCGGCCGGCGGATGCACATAGAAATATCTCGGCGCCCGGTGGACCCGCCCCGGGGCTAAAAGACGGCGATCGGGGTCGGCATCCCACCGGCTCGTCTCCGCTGAGTCATTCAGTATGATGATTTCTCCCCAGCGGACCAGGTCAGTTGTGAGCGAGTTTGTGCTTTTGGCTTTCCCTAACAGGCTTAGCCCGAACTTCTTGTGGCTCAGcgctcttctctctccccccccccggaaCAAAGCGATTTCCATGCCCGACCACCCAAGCatcatacacacacatagaCACACCAACCCACATACCTATCTCGCATCTTCTACTCCGTTTTTCGGGCACTCTGTCTTTTCTTAGATCTATCAAGTCCACAAAAAAGCCTAGCCTCCCAGTGCGATGGATCTACGTGCTGCTCGCCTTGTAGGTATTCGAAATGCCCTTCTCCTGCGACCATGAAGGCTGCGGCCGCTCCTATCTCCGCAAAGAACACCTTACGCGCCATAAAAAGGAACACACGACTACGCCTTCCTTCTCGTGCCCCTCATGCAGTACCAAGTTCACAAGAGGGTATGTATGCTTTGAAGCCGGTTATCCCCATCTGCgccggcccctcccccccttcctctaTCCCCCTTTTCGTCGATTTCCCACCGCTTTTGTCAGCGGCAAGCCGCACTTATTCCCTATGCCGAATCCCGGTAGCAGCAGAACAAAGGCGCAGTTGTATTAGTCCCGAGAAACTGGGCTGACGAATTCCCCCATCGACGACTAGAGATACCCTCCGCAGGCATATGGTGCTCCATGGCCCGTCTGCCCCGCCCACGCGCGTGGCACAGGCCTGCGTGCCGTGCCACCGGACGAAGACCAGATGTGACGGCCAGCAGCCCGTCTGTTCGACTTGCAGCGACAAGGGCAGGTCGTGCGAGTGGCCACAGCCGCGGAGCGTGTCGTCCTCCAGATCCCCCTCCGGCTCCGTGACCGCCTCAGACACGACGCCGAACCCCATCGCCCTGCCCGAGCCGATGGTCACGGCCTCAgtgccaccgccgccgctgccgatgacgatAGGCGACACGCTCGACTTCAGCATCCCCGGCTCCCGTTGCATCTTGGACGAGGGCATGAAGCTGCAGTTGCAGAGGGTCTACTTCGAACACTTCCATCCACTGTGGCCGTTGCTGCACCGTGAAGTATACGAGACTACGGCCCAGCCGAATTTGCTGATGCGGTCCGTCTTGACCGTTGGCCTGTGGTTTTCCGGGTCGCCGGGGTCGAGAAATCTCGCCATCAAGTTCCACGATCATCTCTTAATAGAAACCGGTAACAAGCTTGTATGTGTTGTCCACTTGCTCCTGTTAGCCTAACCCCCTTTTTTTGTTTGGTTCTGTTCATTTTCGCAGGAGCTCGTGTTATCGGGTTCTATGGCAAAAAGATGCTTGAGAAATATATGCCTCGAACAGATTGGCGTCCCAAACTTCGCATAGATAACTAACAGTTGTTGTCCAGCTCGAACTTTTGGAACTGTCGAGGCAAGGCTTGCTATCACCCCAGCCGGAGATACTGCCCGTCTTCCAGGCCATACTGATTTGCACCATCCTCGTACCATACCGGGCCGATTATTCCAGGGACAACGTGATGATGGCGCACTCCATGCTCCTCGAGACGTTCAAGGCCTCGGGCGTCTACGACCAGTTCAAGATCAACGCCGGGTCGCTATTGTGCGGGCACAGCGCTTACCCCTGGATCTTTCGAGAATTATACCAGCGGTAAGT from the Colletotrichum destructivum chromosome 10, complete sequence genome contains:
- a CDS encoding uncharacterized protein (Putative zn(2)Cys(6) fungal-type DNA-binding domain, transcription factor domain, fungi), producing MPFSCDHEGCGRSYLRKEHLTRHKKEHTTTPSFSCPSCSTKFTRGDTLRRHMVLHGPSAPPTRVAQACVPCHRTKTRCDGQQPVCSTCSDKGRSCEWPQPRSVSSSRSPSGSVTASDTTPNPIALPEPMVTASVPPPPLPMTIGDTLDFSIPGSRCILDEGMKLQLQRVYFEHFHPLWPLLHREVYETTAQPNLLMRSVLTVGLWFSGSPGSRNLAIKFHDHLLIETGNKLLELLELSRQGLLSPQPEILPVFQAILICTILVPYRADYSRDNVMMAHSMLLETFKASGVYDQFKINAGSLLCGHSAYPWIFRELYQRLAVFQFKLHLILQTIFVTMHPVLRLSRNAEPALLHVRLPLPLGMWDGPTAQWCGMVPTDPALLDMDGDDDRMLVSRMCEEATLTMDNTPLLPLLSWDRCLGMAIWCWCLRGNESDKEFIENIKPFVLDPLKGVDIFSIHR